A stretch of Corallococcus exiguus DNA encodes these proteins:
- a CDS encoding PaaI family thioesterase, with product MSTTETTRGLQETYAPHNACFGCGPANPKGLRIRSRVEGDLVVADWTPEEHHQAFPGVLNGGIIGALLDCHCNWTAAYHLMKAQGAATPPCTVTADYAIVLKRPTPMGPVHLSAKPVSIEGDRVVVEGTLTGENGKVTATCRGTFVAVKEGHPAYHRW from the coding sequence ATGTCGACGACCGAAACGACTCGCGGCCTCCAGGAAACGTACGCCCCCCACAACGCCTGCTTCGGGTGTGGCCCGGCCAACCCCAAGGGGCTGCGCATCCGCAGCCGCGTGGAGGGTGACCTCGTCGTCGCGGACTGGACGCCGGAGGAGCACCACCAGGCGTTCCCGGGCGTGCTCAACGGCGGCATCATCGGCGCGCTGCTGGACTGCCACTGCAACTGGACGGCGGCGTACCACCTGATGAAGGCGCAGGGCGCGGCCACCCCGCCGTGCACCGTCACCGCCGACTACGCCATCGTGCTCAAGCGCCCCACGCCCATGGGCCCCGTGCACCTGTCCGCGAAGCCCGTGTCCATCGAGGGCGACCGCGTCGTCGTGGAGGGCACCCTCACCGGCGAGAATGGCAAGGTGACGGCCACCTGCCGGGGCACCTTCGTCGCCGTGAAGGAAGGCCACCCCGCGTACCACCGCTGGTAG
- a CDS encoding NADH-quinone oxidoreductase subunit B: MADTDIAPIMTTRRDEAMGFFQKLVSKGLGWARKYSLFTYPYATACCGMEYMSVAASRHDISRFGAEFPRFSPRQADLLMVVGTINLKQAPILKRVYEQMTEPKWVVSFGVCASSGGFYDNYAVLQGIDRIIPVDVYIPGCPPRPEQVLDGLMLLQDKIGNQVHRLRDPGEPNETAAHHARMLAAGK, translated from the coding sequence ATGGCTGACACCGACATCGCGCCGATCATGACCACCCGCCGGGACGAAGCCATGGGCTTCTTCCAGAAGCTGGTGTCCAAGGGCCTGGGCTGGGCCCGCAAGTACTCGCTGTTCACCTACCCGTACGCCACCGCGTGCTGCGGCATGGAGTACATGTCCGTGGCCGCCAGCCGCCACGACATCTCGCGCTTCGGCGCGGAGTTCCCGCGCTTCTCGCCGCGCCAGGCGGACCTGCTGATGGTGGTGGGCACCATCAACCTGAAGCAGGCCCCCATCCTCAAGCGCGTCTACGAGCAGATGACCGAGCCCAAGTGGGTCGTGTCCTTCGGCGTGTGCGCGTCCTCCGGCGGCTTCTACGACAACTACGCGGTGCTCCAGGGCATCGACCGCATCATCCCGGTGGACGTCTACATCCCCGGCTGCCCGCCGCGCCCGGAGCAGGTGCTGGACGGTCTGATGCTGCTGCAGGACAAGATCGGCAACCAGGTGCACCGGCTGCGCGACCCCGGCGAGCCCAACGAGACCGCGGCGCACCACGCCCGCATGCTCGCCGCCGGCAAGTAG
- a CDS encoding NADH-quinone oxidoreductase subunit A, translating into MTTPLAPYLPMAVVLLLAGVLGMLIPQVTTRLGPKRPSSTKSAPFEAGSESSGPARQRFAVKFYVIALLFIVFDVEAVFLYPWAVNFQALGWFGYVEMLVFASTLLVGLIYVWKKGALDWES; encoded by the coding sequence ATGACAACACCCCTCGCCCCGTACCTGCCGATGGCGGTGGTGCTCCTGCTGGCCGGTGTCCTGGGGATGCTCATCCCCCAGGTCACCACCCGGCTGGGCCCCAAGCGCCCGAGCAGCACCAAGTCGGCCCCCTTCGAAGCAGGCTCCGAGTCGAGCGGTCCCGCTCGCCAGCGCTTCGCCGTGAAGTTCTACGTCATCGCACTGCTCTTCATCGTGTTCGACGTGGAAGCGGTGTTCCTGTACCCCTGGGCAGTGAACTTCCAGGCGCTCGGCTGGTTCGGCTACGTGGAGATGCTGGTTTTCGCGTCGACCCTGCTCGTGGGCCTTATCTACGTCTGGAAGAAGGGCGCTCTCGACTGGGAGAGCTGA
- a CDS encoding methyl-accepting chemotaxis protein, giving the protein MWGRLTLRMQVAIAVLLPCLAVVFFTGVYFPARQKAAGLEVLAGRAVTLGTLVVRHPSLALPETAPDARARRDEVFNQVESGGFTLTFQELSRADGTVIAVRGQVPEGSLQPKELKPGACTVARLTDSDQVVVRCESNGLVYRAGFGTHEVKAALEATEGYSLMGYLGAAVLGLGLAVIISRAIADPVSRVTQVAREVARGDVFRGELDVSAAGEVRQMATSFNEMLSTLRSTVMELVTRTEQLSSASRGLMGASADQEHVISQQAAYAQQIAATFEELSRTAEQISSSTEVVESSARRTHDAVAEAMAVVAQVVGGINDIRTESKGVADAIVGLNKDLQQVSKIAQVINQVAERSDLLALNAALEGTKAGDVGRGFSLVAAEMRKLAENVSVSARDIARIVEKVQDSGEEAASKARVGMATSDRGVEVAEQASAVFLRIVELARGTSEAARQITIATRQQRQSSEQAVQGARNVADLVKQGVDATGRTTRIAQDLQAVAEGLTAVTSRFKAQPRP; this is encoded by the coding sequence ATGTGGGGCCGGCTGACCTTGCGGATGCAGGTGGCGATCGCGGTGCTGCTTCCGTGCCTCGCGGTGGTGTTCTTCACCGGGGTGTACTTCCCCGCGCGGCAGAAGGCGGCGGGCCTGGAAGTGCTCGCCGGCAGGGCGGTGACGCTGGGGACGCTGGTGGTGCGGCACCCCTCGCTCGCGCTGCCTGAAACGGCGCCGGACGCCCGCGCGCGCCGCGACGAGGTCTTCAACCAGGTCGAATCCGGCGGCTTCACGCTGACGTTCCAGGAGCTGTCCCGCGCGGACGGCACCGTGATCGCCGTGCGCGGCCAGGTGCCGGAAGGGTCCCTTCAGCCGAAGGAGCTCAAGCCGGGGGCGTGCACGGTGGCTCGGCTGACGGATTCGGATCAGGTCGTGGTGCGCTGTGAGAGCAATGGCCTCGTGTACCGCGCGGGCTTCGGCACCCACGAGGTGAAGGCGGCTCTGGAGGCGACGGAGGGCTATTCGCTCATGGGCTATCTGGGCGCCGCGGTGCTGGGCCTGGGGCTGGCGGTCATCATCAGCCGCGCCATCGCCGACCCCGTGTCGCGCGTCACGCAGGTGGCGCGTGAGGTGGCCCGGGGCGACGTCTTCCGGGGCGAGCTGGACGTGTCCGCCGCTGGCGAGGTGCGGCAGATGGCCACCTCCTTCAACGAGATGCTGAGCACGCTGCGCTCCACGGTGATGGAGCTCGTCACCCGCACCGAGCAGCTGTCCAGCGCGTCGCGCGGGTTGATGGGGGCCTCCGCGGATCAGGAGCACGTCATCAGCCAGCAGGCTGCGTACGCGCAGCAGATCGCCGCCACGTTCGAGGAGCTCTCCCGCACCGCCGAGCAGATCTCCTCGTCCACGGAGGTGGTGGAGTCCAGCGCGCGGCGCACCCATGACGCGGTGGCGGAGGCCATGGCGGTGGTGGCGCAGGTGGTGGGCGGCATCAACGACATCCGCACGGAGTCCAAGGGCGTGGCGGACGCCATCGTGGGGCTGAACAAGGACCTGCAGCAGGTCTCCAAGATCGCCCAGGTCATCAACCAGGTGGCGGAGCGCAGCGACCTGCTGGCGCTCAACGCGGCGCTGGAGGGCACCAAGGCGGGCGACGTGGGCCGGGGCTTCTCCCTGGTGGCCGCGGAGATGCGCAAGCTGGCGGAGAACGTGTCCGTGTCCGCGCGCGACATCGCCCGCATCGTGGAGAAGGTGCAGGACTCCGGCGAGGAGGCCGCGTCCAAGGCCCGCGTGGGCATGGCGACCAGCGACCGGGGCGTGGAGGTGGCCGAGCAGGCCTCCGCCGTCTTCCTGCGCATCGTGGAGCTGGCGCGCGGCACCAGCGAGGCGGCGCGTCAAATCACCATCGCCACCCGCCAGCAGCGTCAGTCCAGCGAGCAGGCGGTGCAGGGCGCGCGCAACGTGGCGGACCTGGTGAAGCAGGGCGTGGACGCCACCGGCCGCACCACGCGCATCGCCCAGGACCTCCAGGCCGTGGCCGAAGGCCTCACCGCGGTGACGAGCCGCTTCAAGGCCCAGCCCCGGCCGTAG
- a CDS encoding PHP domain-containing protein produces MIDLHSHTTASDGQYPPSELVARAAAAGVTVLAVTDHDTVAGLHEARQAAATHGVELVPGIELSAFVYGKEAHILGHFLRPEDPDLARFADRLRDERTHRMEAMVARLRELGFPVRMEQVRKVAGDAQLGRPHLARVLVDQGWCIDVKAAFDRFLGTGRAAWVERFKLDGAEAIRLIRNAGGTATLAHPSSSKMERSEIQALAKAGLSGLEILSVDHNPSVRQKYLALAAELDLVPTFGSDFHGEAVAPDHRLGVAAMSPELFQKLRARAPSSRPV; encoded by the coding sequence GTGATCGACCTGCATTCGCACACCACCGCCAGTGACGGCCAGTACCCGCCCTCGGAGCTGGTGGCGAGAGCCGCCGCCGCGGGAGTCACCGTCCTGGCCGTGACGGACCACGACACGGTGGCAGGGCTCCATGAAGCCCGGCAGGCCGCCGCAACGCATGGTGTCGAGCTGGTGCCCGGCATCGAGCTGTCCGCCTTCGTCTACGGCAAGGAGGCCCACATCCTGGGCCACTTCCTGCGCCCGGAGGACCCGGACCTCGCGCGCTTCGCGGACCGGCTGCGCGACGAGCGCACCCACCGCATGGAGGCCATGGTGGCCCGTCTGCGGGAGCTGGGCTTCCCGGTGCGCATGGAGCAGGTGCGCAAGGTGGCCGGGGACGCGCAGCTGGGGCGGCCCCACCTGGCGCGGGTGCTGGTGGATCAGGGCTGGTGCATCGACGTGAAGGCCGCGTTCGACCGCTTCCTGGGCACGGGCCGCGCGGCGTGGGTGGAGCGCTTCAAGCTGGACGGCGCGGAGGCCATCCGGCTCATCCGCAACGCGGGCGGCACCGCGACGCTGGCCCACCCCAGCTCCTCCAAGATGGAGCGCTCGGAGATTCAAGCGCTGGCGAAGGCGGGCCTCTCCGGCCTGGAGATCCTCAGCGTGGACCACAACCCCTCGGTGCGGCAGAAGTACCTGGCGCTCGCGGCGGAGCTCGACCTGGTGCCCACCTTCGGCAGTGACTTCCACGGCGAGGCGGTGGCGCCCGACCACCGCCTGGGCGTCGCGGCCATGTCCCCGGAGCTGTTCCAGAAGCTGCGCGCCCGCGCGCCTTCGTCCCGGCCCGTCTGA